Proteins from a genomic interval of Antedon mediterranea chromosome 5, ecAntMedi1.1, whole genome shotgun sequence:
- the LOC140049102 gene encoding tripartite motif-containing protein 2-like: protein MNRFKRPKILTCVHSFCLRCLEKWVKKSNGELSCPTCRDVCQIPEGGLKNLKNNMFISGLLDYVMTLEQKTAPTCSLCSTVARFVCQDCDELYCTSHRSDHTKMKMSQHHCIVTLEEYATLDPLERLASKPVLCSEHNMPFLFYCDSCEIPVCVGCTQIEHSKSDGHNIVEIKTAFESFSTRSQSFIKTADERLGSLQSIANELKKKEALEMSTYKKRQATITEEADKAHRLIDQYKTEQLQELESTYQRNLKLLNAHVSDVELAIAKFSSMQGIAHTLIHSPNHAMALRSSSDVSKRMDEHLKQNVITDDMQKPNVSKYNNSRLEVLVKSATDISKSTLIDDFGITFITRDSKGAAVYIKDLKVKCWRVDHKSTKDNRPDCVSLRITDEHNGRYIIEDSIWLSSCTLICLIINGSDVLFKTFKIDSRGSWSINPSDLILL, encoded by the coding sequence ATGAACCGCTTCAAAAGACCTAAGATTCTAACATGTGTTCATTCATTCTGTCTTAGATGTCTTGAAAAATGGGTGAAGAAAAGCAATGGAGAACTAAGCTGCCCAACATGTCGTGATGTTTGCCAGATTCCAGAAGGAGGGCTTAAAAACCTGAAGAACAACATGTTCATCAGTGGCTTGTTGGACTACGTTATGACATTGGAGCAGAAGACAGCTCCAACCTGTAGTCTTTGTAGTACAGTAGCACGTTTCGTCTGTCAAGACTGTGATGAGTTGTATTGTACAAGTCACAGAAGTGACCACACAAAAATGAAGATGTCACAACATCATTGCATTGTTACGTTGGAAGAATATGCTACTCTTGATCCTTTGGAGCGTCTGGCTTCTAAACCTGTGTTATGCTCTGAACATAATATGCCATTTCTTTTCTACTGTGACTCGTGTGAGATTCCTGTATGCGTTGGATGTACACAAATTGAACATTCTAAATCTGATGGTCATAACATAGTCGAAATAAAAACTGCGTTTGAATCATTCTCAACACGTTCACAAAGCTTCATTAAAACAGCAGATGAAAGATTAGGTAGCCTTCAATCAATTGCTAATGAACTGAAAAAGAAGGAGGCATTGGAAATGTCTACTTACAAGAAGCGTCAAGCGACAATTACAGAAGAAGCAGATAAAGCACACCGATTGATTGATCAGTATAAAACGGAACAGTTACAAGAACTCGAATCAACTTACCAACGCAACCTTAAATTACTTAACGCCCATGTAAGTGATGTTGAATTAGCTATTGCTAAATTCTCCAGTATGCAGGGAATTGCACATACCTTGATACATAGCCCAAACCATGCTATGGCACTAAGGTCAAGTTCCGATGTTTCCAAACGAATGGACGAACATTTAAAGCAAAATGTAATTACTGATGATATGCAGAAACCAAATGTTTCAAAGTACAATAACTCCAGATTAGAAGTATTAGTGAAATCTGCAACTGATATTTCAAAATCAACATTAATTGATGATTTTGGAATAACGTTTATAACGAGGGATTCCAAAGGAGCAGCTGTCTATATAAAAGATTTAAAAGTCAAATGCTGGAGAGTAGACCATAAATCAACTAAGGATAATAGACCCGACTGTGTGTCATTACGTATCACTGATGAACACAATGGCCGTTACATCATTGAAGATAGCATTTGGTTGTCAAGTTGTACTTTGATCTGTCTAATTATTAATGGATCTGATGTATTATTCAAAACTTTTAAGATTGATTCAAGGGGTTCCTGGTCTATAAACCCATCGGACCTCATACTTCTTTAA